A window of Mucilaginibacter sp. PAMC 26640 contains these coding sequences:
- a CDS encoding nitrite reductase, whose protein sequence is MQSFRTELENPIVEQDIIDLEKKIRAFREGKIHDEKFRSLRLARGVYGQRQPGVQMVRIKLPFGKVTFKQLLKIADIADEYGSGNLHLTTRQDIQIHYVSLDRTPQLWSELEQDDITLREACGNTVRNVTSSPTSGIDPKEPFDVSPYAQAMFLYFLRNPICQEMGRKFKISFSSSDEDTAFSYIHDLGFIPKVNADGERGFKVLLGGGLGAQPLLASPVEDFLPEDQLIPYAEAIIRVFDRYGERNNRNKARLKYLIQKLGLDEVLRLAKEERIAIKVKTFKIDRDTVPTPVLPEPTTYPVIEISNPFRYEQWLATNVFEQKQAGFYGVFIKVPVGDIPTASARAMVAAIQPYVGDEIRITQNQGLLLKYIRKEALPALYEGLNALDMAAPGFDSLADVTTCPGTDTCNLGISNSMTMAKVLEDVIYNEYEELIYNREIKIKISGCMNSCGQHGLAHIGFHGSSLKAGAKVLPSVQVMLGGGTVGNGEGRAADRVIKVPSKRATHALRAVLDDYKTFAQENESYHAYYDRQGKDYFYRLLKPLADLTTLTDDEFVDWGHQETYVSAIGVGECAGVIIDLVATLLFESEEKLGWANGAYAKGFWSDAIYHSYNTMISAAKALLLDKGVNSSTQSGIIKEFDNNYVATGELALSGTFTDLVLQINKNEPSEEFATAYKQQATDFLQTVKDKREAVLQS, encoded by the coding sequence ATGCAAAGCTTCAGGACCGAACTGGAGAATCCGATAGTAGAGCAGGACATCATCGACCTGGAAAAAAAAATCCGCGCATTTCGCGAGGGTAAGATCCATGATGAAAAGTTCCGTAGCCTGCGTTTAGCACGTGGTGTTTATGGGCAGCGCCAACCGGGTGTTCAAATGGTGCGGATTAAGCTGCCGTTTGGTAAAGTAACCTTTAAGCAGTTACTTAAGATTGCGGACATCGCTGATGAGTACGGCAGCGGAAACCTGCATCTTACTACCCGCCAGGATATTCAAATTCATTATGTAAGTCTTGATCGCACCCCGCAACTTTGGTCAGAACTCGAGCAGGATGATATTACCCTGCGTGAAGCATGTGGAAATACGGTTAGGAACGTGACATCCTCTCCCACTTCAGGCATCGATCCTAAAGAACCGTTTGACGTTTCGCCTTATGCGCAAGCTATGTTCCTCTATTTTTTAAGGAACCCTATCTGCCAGGAAATGGGCCGAAAATTTAAGATTTCATTCTCATCAAGCGATGAGGACACTGCCTTTTCGTATATTCATGATCTTGGTTTTATTCCGAAAGTTAATGCAGACGGCGAACGCGGATTCAAAGTTTTGTTAGGCGGCGGATTGGGTGCGCAACCCTTACTGGCCAGCCCCGTTGAAGATTTTCTGCCGGAAGATCAGCTTATTCCCTACGCAGAAGCCATTATCCGCGTTTTCGACCGTTATGGCGAACGTAATAATCGTAATAAGGCCCGTTTAAAATACCTGATTCAAAAATTGGGCTTAGATGAAGTACTGCGCCTGGCAAAAGAAGAACGCATAGCCATTAAAGTAAAAACGTTTAAAATTGATCGCGATACGGTCCCAACCCCCGTGCTTCCGGAGCCCACAACCTATCCGGTAATAGAGATCAGCAATCCTTTCCGTTATGAGCAATGGCTGGCCACAAACGTTTTCGAACAAAAGCAAGCTGGTTTTTACGGCGTATTTATAAAAGTACCGGTGGGTGATATCCCAACAGCCAGCGCACGCGCAATGGTGGCGGCTATTCAGCCTTATGTGGGCGACGAGATTCGCATCACGCAAAACCAAGGCTTACTCTTAAAATACATCCGCAAAGAGGCCTTACCCGCCTTGTACGAAGGATTGAACGCCTTAGATATGGCAGCCCCGGGTTTCGACAGCCTGGCCGATGTGACTACCTGCCCCGGTACCGACACCTGTAACCTCGGGATCAGCAACAGCATGACCATGGCCAAGGTACTGGAGGATGTGATCTATAACGAATATGAAGAACTGATCTACAATCGCGAGATCAAGATTAAAATAAGTGGCTGTATGAATAGCTGCGGTCAGCATGGGTTGGCCCATATCGGCTTCCACGGCAGTTCACTAAAAGCTGGCGCGAAAGTATTGCCGTCAGTCCAAGTAATGTTGGGTGGCGGTACCGTTGGAAACGGAGAAGGCCGCGCGGCAGACAGGGTAATTAAAGTCCCATCGAAAAGAGCCACACATGCTTTGCGCGCCGTACTTGATGACTATAAGACTTTTGCACAGGAAAACGAGAGCTATCATGCGTATTATGACAGGCAGGGTAAGGACTATTTTTACCGCCTGTTGAAACCCCTTGCAGATCTCACTACCCTAACCGATGACGAATTTGTGGACTGGGGCCACCAGGAAACTTACGTGAGCGCCATTGGCGTTGGCGAGTGTGCCGGTGTAATTATCGACCTGGTAGCTACTCTCCTTTTTGAAAGTGAAGAGAAACTTGGTTGGGCAAATGGTGCCTATGCTAAAGGCTTTTGGAGTGATGCCATTTATCACTCCTATAACACCATGATCAGCGCGGCCAAGGCCTTATTGCTGGATAAAGGCGTAAACAGCAGCACCCAATCCGGTATTATTAAAGAATTTGATAACAATTATGTAGCTACCGGCGAACTGGCCTTATCAGGTACATTCACTGACCTGGTATTGCAAATCAACAAGAACGAGCCATCGGAAGAATTTGCTACGGCCTATAAACAGCAGGCCACAGACTTTTTGCAAACAGTTAAAGATAAAAGAGAGGCGGTTTTACAGTCATGA
- a CDS encoding amidinotransferase, translating to MSQSTSNLLMIRPVAFGFNAQTAESNAFQVQQADQQAVQLKALEEFDGFVAVLRANGVNVTVVDDTIEPHTPDSIFPNNWVSFHDNGDIFIYPMQAENRRLERREDIIRQLEDRFNAKHVIDLSGFETKDQFLEGTGSMVLDRDSQIVYACHSPRTNAEVLKAFCDYTGYRAVTFDAFDQNHKAIYHTNVLMAIGSCFAVICLDSIPDYSEKLIVVESLEASGKQIIDINSEQMNHFAGNMLEVKNKAGETLIVMSQTAYSSLSDKQREILSGFGKLVYADIHTIETNGGGSARCMMAEVHLEEV from the coding sequence ATGAGCCAATCTACTTCCAACCTTTTGATGATCCGCCCGGTGGCGTTCGGCTTTAATGCGCAGACTGCCGAAAGCAATGCCTTCCAGGTGCAGCAAGCCGATCAGCAGGCCGTACAACTAAAAGCTCTTGAAGAGTTTGATGGATTTGTAGCCGTTTTGCGCGCAAACGGGGTTAACGTTACGGTAGTAGATGATACCATCGAACCGCACACGCCCGATTCTATCTTTCCTAATAATTGGGTGAGCTTTCATGATAACGGAGATATTTTCATATATCCGATGCAGGCAGAGAACCGCCGGTTAGAGCGCCGCGAGGATATCATCCGCCAGCTGGAAGATCGCTTTAATGCCAAACATGTAATAGATCTGAGTGGTTTTGAAACGAAGGACCAGTTTTTGGAAGGCACAGGCAGCATGGTGCTGGATAGGGATAGTCAAATTGTTTATGCCTGCCATTCTCCCCGTACTAATGCGGAGGTATTGAAAGCATTTTGCGATTACACCGGCTACCGGGCAGTAACTTTTGATGCATTCGACCAAAACCATAAAGCGATTTATCATACCAATGTGCTAATGGCCATCGGCAGCTGCTTTGCCGTGATCTGTTTGGATAGTATCCCCGACTATTCCGAAAAGCTTATCGTTGTGGAATCGCTTGAAGCCAGCGGCAAGCAGATCATCGATATTAATTCTGAACAGATGAACCACTTTGCAGGCAACATGCTGGAGGTGAAAAACAAAGCTGGTGAAACGCTGATAGTGATGTCGCAAACGGCGTATTCGTCTCTAAGCGATAAGCAAAGGGAAATCTTATCGGGTTTCGGTAAGTTGGTTTATGCAGATATCCACACCATAGAAACCAACGGCGGGGGTAGCGCGAGGTGTATGATGGCGGAAGTGCATTTGGAGGAGGTGTAA
- a CDS encoding amidinotransferase, whose translation MILNSNDFKLDVTSEIGNLRVLLVHSPDSGLGKVVPSKAQDWLFEDIVHLDTMRSGEYDHYIKLLMYFLDPAKIKGKLNEITNPAYKRSFFKPDNADFHNSNKVVEIQTLLSDILEQKDIRKKLVAAVCAIEGCTYRLQLQLIDIEPIELAKIFISGSLTDKQMIFAPIPNMIFSRDIGIAINNHMLLNRPAKKARARETLLVRYIFFNHPLFEGYRDNILEIPDTVQHFLRPGEEQEGKTTLEGGDVMMVAPQHLLIGCSERTSVSGANEAIKLLFDHNVVDKVTIVKIPHKRDYMHIDTVFTQVKRNVWVLLRSLTIAEPSQEEAEPIAWFADKKNKDKPEIVQFRKGKKPKTFATLEALLDNISQKDLHSEESTRFIYSGNDEFPYDAREQWTDSCNLLALKEGVVLGYDRNDKTIEAFKQSGFEIIKVEELLQKFENDDLDPQTMKDTLILMPSAELSRARGGFHCMSMPLQRDKVI comes from the coding sequence ATGATATTAAACAGCAACGATTTTAAACTTGATGTAACTTCCGAAATTGGTAATCTTCGCGTTTTATTAGTGCATAGCCCGGATAGCGGCTTGGGTAAAGTGGTACCTTCCAAGGCGCAGGACTGGCTTTTTGAAGACATCGTACACTTGGATACCATGCGTAGCGGCGAGTACGATCATTACATCAAACTACTGATGTACTTTTTGGATCCTGCCAAGATCAAAGGCAAACTAAATGAGATCACCAACCCTGCTTATAAACGTAGTTTTTTTAAGCCCGATAATGCGGACTTCCACAATTCAAATAAAGTTGTAGAAATTCAAACCTTGCTGAGCGATATCCTGGAACAAAAAGATATCCGCAAAAAACTGGTTGCGGCAGTATGCGCTATCGAAGGATGCACCTACCGTTTACAATTGCAGTTAATAGATATTGAACCTATTGAACTGGCCAAGATCTTTATTTCCGGCTCACTAACGGATAAGCAGATGATCTTTGCTCCTATCCCCAACATGATCTTTTCGAGGGATATTGGTATCGCCATCAATAACCATATGTTGCTGAACAGGCCCGCCAAAAAAGCCCGTGCCCGCGAAACGCTGCTGGTGCGCTACATCTTTTTTAACCATCCGCTATTTGAAGGCTATCGCGATAATATTCTGGAAATCCCCGACACCGTACAGCATTTCCTGCGCCCGGGCGAAGAACAGGAAGGCAAAACGACACTTGAGGGTGGCGATGTGATGATGGTAGCACCGCAGCACTTGCTAATCGGCTGTAGTGAGCGTACTTCGGTAAGTGGCGCCAATGAAGCCATTAAATTGCTGTTCGATCACAATGTGGTTGACAAGGTTACTATCGTAAAGATCCCGCACAAGCGTGATTATATGCACATCGATACGGTGTTTACCCAGGTAAAACGCAACGTTTGGGTATTACTGCGGTCGCTCACCATTGCTGAGCCGAGCCAGGAAGAGGCCGAACCTATAGCTTGGTTCGCCGACAAAAAGAATAAGGACAAGCCTGAGATCGTACAGTTTCGCAAAGGCAAAAAACCAAAAACCTTTGCCACGCTGGAAGCCTTGCTGGATAACATCAGTCAGAAAGACCTCCACAGCGAAGAATCAACCCGGTTCATTTATTCCGGTAATGACGAGTTCCCTTACGACGCCCGTGAACAATGGACCGACAGTTGTAACCTGCTGGCGCTTAAAGAAGGTGTTGTGTTAGGTTATGATCGTAATGACAAAACCATTGAGGCTTTTAAACAAAGCGGTTTCGAGATCATAAAAGTGGAGGAGTTGCTGCAAAAATTTGAGAATGATGACCTGGACCCGCAAACAATGAAGGACACGCTCATCCTAATGCCATCGGCAGAACTATCGCGTGCGAGAGGCGGTTTTCACTGCATGAGTATGCCGTTGCAACGGGACAAAGTTATCTGA
- a CDS encoding arginine decarboxylase, whose translation MQSYQEFLDLSVGFPQDGFEIIDDELYFQDLNLMEMIETYGTPLRFTYLPMITKKIQQAKLLFQQAIIKNNYRGSYKYCYCTKSSHFKHIVEEALKNEIHLETSSAFDMPMIDALEKKGALTKDITVICNGFKTFQYKTYIIDMLHDGFKNIIPVLDNKEEFNLYDDEIDIDTPCNLGIRIAAEEQPDSQFYTSRLGVRMEDVIDFYHNKIEDNPNFQVKLLHFFINSGISDTPYYWNELEKYVTLYCKFKKVNPHLDTLDIGGGMPFKDSLVFDFDYEYMINEIVSRIKEICADNDTMEPDIITEFGKYTVAEASGILYKVLGRKQQNDRERWLMLDGSFITNLPDVWALNQKYILLPVNNWDNEYERVNLGGITCDGQDYYNQEAHMNSVFMPKTRKVQYLGFFNTGAYQEVLSGYGGIHHCLLPSPKHVIIRRNRDETFNFEVFGEEQNSKQVLKILGYTT comes from the coding sequence ATGCAGAGTTACCAGGAATTTCTTGATTTAAGTGTAGGTTTCCCGCAGGATGGTTTCGAGATCATCGACGATGAACTTTACTTTCAGGACCTCAATTTAATGGAGATGATAGAAACGTATGGCACTCCCCTACGCTTTACTTATCTGCCAATGATAACCAAGAAAATACAACAGGCAAAACTGTTATTTCAGCAGGCTATTATCAAAAATAATTACCGCGGAAGCTACAAATATTGTTATTGCACCAAAAGCTCGCACTTTAAGCATATTGTAGAAGAGGCGCTTAAGAACGAGATCCACCTGGAAACGTCATCAGCATTTGATATGCCGATGATAGACGCGTTGGAGAAAAAAGGTGCGCTTACCAAAGACATTACGGTGATCTGTAACGGATTTAAAACCTTCCAGTATAAAACTTACATTATCGACATGCTCCATGACGGGTTTAAAAACATTATACCCGTGCTGGACAATAAAGAAGAGTTTAACCTGTATGATGACGAAATAGATATCGATACACCTTGCAACTTAGGTATCCGGATAGCGGCAGAAGAGCAGCCGGATTCGCAGTTTTATACCTCACGTTTAGGTGTAAGGATGGAAGATGTAATTGATTTTTATCATAACAAAATAGAAGACAATCCTAACTTCCAGGTGAAATTGCTGCACTTTTTCATCAACTCAGGAATTTCTGATACACCCTATTATTGGAACGAACTGGAGAAATATGTAACTCTTTACTGTAAATTTAAAAAGGTGAACCCGCACCTGGATACCCTGGATATTGGGGGTGGTATGCCGTTTAAAGATTCGCTGGTATTTGATTTTGATTACGAATACATGATCAATGAGATCGTCAGCCGTATTAAAGAGATCTGCGCTGATAACGATACCATGGAACCGGATATCATCACCGAATTTGGCAAATATACCGTGGCCGAAGCCTCTGGTATATTATATAAGGTACTGGGCCGCAAACAGCAAAACGACCGTGAACGGTGGCTAATGCTGGATGGTAGCTTTATCACCAACCTACCGGATGTTTGGGCGCTTAATCAAAAATACATCCTGCTTCCCGTAAATAACTGGGATAACGAGTATGAGCGTGTAAACCTTGGCGGCATCACTTGCGACGGCCAGGACTATTATAATCAGGAAGCACACATGAACAGTGTTTTTATGCCGAAAACCCGTAAGGTGCAATATCTTGGCTTTTTTAACACTGGTGCTTACCAGGAGGTATTAAGCGGTTACGGCGGTATCCATCACTGTTTGTTACCATCACCAAAGCATGTTATCATCCGCAGAAACCGGGATGAAACGTTCAACTTTGAGGTATTCGGCGAAGAGCAAAACAGTAAGCAGGTATTGAAGATTCTCGGTTATACCACCTAA